A genomic stretch from Falco naumanni isolate bFalNau1 chromosome 8, bFalNau1.pat, whole genome shotgun sequence includes:
- the LOC121092397 gene encoding tubulin alpha-5 chain has product MRECISVHVGQAGVQMGNTCWELYCLEHGIQPDGQMPSDKTIGGGDDSFTTFFCETGAGKHVPRAIFVDLEPTVIDEVRAGIYRQLFHPEQLITGKEDAANNYARGHYTIGKEIIDQVLDRIRKLADQCTGLQGFLVFHSFGGGTGSGFTSLLMERLSVDYGKKSKLEFSIYPAPQVSTAVVEPYNSILTTHTTLEHSDCAFMVDNEAIYDICRRNLDIERPTYTNLNRLISQIVSSITASLRFDGALNVDLTEFQTNLVPYPRIHFPLATYAPVISAEKAYHEQLSVAEITNSCFEPANQMVKCDPRHGKYMACCLLYRGDVVPKDVNAAIATIKTKRSIQFVDWCPTGFKVGINYQPPTVVPGGDLAKVQRAVCMLSNTTAIAEAWARLDHKFDLMYAKRAFVHWYVGEGMEEGEFSEAREDMAALEKDYEEVGLDSYEDEEEGEE; this is encoded by the exons TGCCCAGTGACAAAACCATTGGCGGAGGGGATGACTCCTTCACCACCTTCTTCTGTGAGACGGGGGCTGGGAAGCATGTCCCACGGGCTATCTTCGTGGACCTGGAGCCCACCGTGATTG ATGAAGTTCGGGCTGGAATCTACCGCCAGCTCTTTCACCCCGAGCAGCTGATCACTGGCAAGGAGGATGCTGCCAACAATTATGCCCGTGGCCATTACACCATCGGCAAAGAGATCATTGACCAAGTGCTGGACAGGATCCGGAAGCTG GCTGACCAGTGCACAGGCCTCCAGGGATTCCTTGTGTTTCATAGCTTTGGAGGCGGCACCGGCTCTGGATTCACCTCCCTGTTGATGGAGCGACTCTCGGTTGACTACGGCAAGAAGTCCAAGCTGGAGTTCTCCATCTACCCTGCACCACAGGTCTCCACTGCTGTGGTGGAGCCCTACAACTCCATCCTCACCACCCATACCACCCTGGAGCACTCGGACTGTGCCTTTATGGTGGACAACGAAGCCATCTATGACATCTGCCGCAGGAACCTGGATATCGAGCGCCCGACATACACCAATTTGAACAGACTCATCAGCCAAATTGTCTCATCCATCACAGCATCACTGCGGTTTGATGGAGCCCTGAATGTTGACCTGACTGAGTTCCAGACCAACCTGGTGCCCTACCCTCGCATTCACTTCCCCCTGGCCACCTACGCCCCTGtcatctctgcagagaaggCTTATCACGAGCAGCTATCAGTGGCTGAGATCACCAACTCCTGCTTTGAGCCAGCCAACCAGATGGTGAAGTGTGACCCTCGCCATGGCAAGTACAtggcctgctgcctgctgtacCGTGGGGATGTGGTGCCCAAGGATGTCAATGCCGCCATTGCCACCATCAAGACCAAGCGCAGCATCCAGTTTGTGGACTGGTGCCCCACGGGCTTCAAGGTGGGCATCAACTACCAGCCACCCACGGTGGTGCCAGGGGGGGACCTGGCCAAGGTGCAGCGCGCTGTCTGCATGCTGAGCAACACCACGGCCATCGCTGAGGCCTGGGCTCGCCTGGACCACAAGTTCGACCTGATGTATGCCAAGCGAGCCTTTGTGCACTGGTACGTGGGCGAGGGCATGGAGGAAGGGGAGTTCTCCGAGGCACGGGAAGACATGGCCGCTCTGGAGAAGGATTACGAGGAGGTGGGCCTGGACTCCTACGAAGACGAAGAGGAGGGCGAGGAGTAG